TGCTTCCATTTATTCCAGAGATATGAACACACAATCCAAGTCATATTCCAATGAAATACTGACTGCAGTAATGGTGGAAATGTGTTTTTCCCAACTGAGACATTAAACCGAAGCCACGTCTGACTGTTTGTGTCGATGTAAATGATTTCTTGACTTAATTTGTGCAAGCTCAGGGGAGTTCCCCTGGTGTTCTGGGGAATATTATTCCTCAACAAACATTATTCAATGGAAATTAACTTGTCCTTAATTGCATTTATTGAATTATTTTGGAGCGTGCGATGCACAAACTGGCTGCAATAtttgcctacattacaacagtgaccaacaCTTCAAAAATGCTTGATTATCTGCAGAACAGTTTGGGATGATCTGACGATTTGGCAGATGCCATATAAACATTTGTGTTCTTTTCCTTTCCTGAATATTTAATATATTACTGGAGTTCAATGTACTAATGTTTTGGAGCAGTCCCAAAGgcagcctccaccactctctgtgcgTTCTCTGTAAGCTCATCCAGTACATTATTTAACAGCTTGTAGGTGATGCCAAATGATGATGCTGCTCCAAAGAGCGAACCAAAGACTGGTATGAAGTCAAAGACAGCTTCAGCTACTGAAATTCCAACAAAAACAGAACCCGTTAACATTCTGACCACAAAATCCTTATTTATTTCACCCAGCAGGGGAGTTTTCACCACGGCTTTCAGATctcccacaggtttcccggcaatATTAGCCAGTCTTTGAAGAGAGGCATCATCCAGACCCAGATATTGACGGAACTGTATGATTGCTGTAACCAGTATTCCAATGTCACAAGAAAAGGACAAACCAGGAATTGGCACCGCTCCCACTGCTCCGGACATTGTGGCCAACATCCAGATTTTTACTTTCAATGAGTTCTTTTTCTGATCTATAATCTTCACTGTTATGTTTGGAAGTGACAACATGAAAGCATGTTTCTTTATATCATTGAGGTTCTTTGAGAGGGTTTCCTGCAATGCAGGAAAATCAAACTGATTAATTTTAAAGCTTGATATCAGGAAAATGTCGGGTGATGAAATGCCAGCCTCTTTCAACTTGCTGACACAGTCATCCCTGATCTTTCTCAGTTCTTCTTTTTCAT
This portion of the Scyliorhinus torazame isolate Kashiwa2021f chromosome 5, sScyTor2.1, whole genome shotgun sequence genome encodes:
- the LOC140420890 gene encoding interferon-inducible GTPase 5-like isoform X1, coding for MEGASSRDQQSSTSPFFNQKELQGLSSAYEGGGLEKAVSLIQKKITNLEGIELNIAVTGESGTGKSTFINAMRGLRQGDKGAAKVGVKQTTMKPTPYRHPTLPNVCFWDLPGAGTPDFTADKYLAEMNFEQYDFFIIIIHARFKGNDIKLAREIKQLRKDCYFVRSKIDNDLHSMKMGGMKCNEKEELRKIRDDCVSKLKEAGISSPDIFLISSFKINQFDFPALQETLSKNLNDIKKHAFMLSLPNITVKIIDQKKNSLKVKIWMLATMSGAVGAVPIPGLSFSCDIGILVTAIIQFRQYLGLDDASLQRLANIAGKPVGDLKAVVKTPLLGEINKDFVVRMLTGSVFVGISVAEAVFDFIPVFGSLFGAASSFGITYKLLNNVLDELTENAQRVVEAAFGTAPKH
- the LOC140420890 gene encoding interferon-inducible GTPase 5-like isoform X2 — translated: MRGLRQGDKGAAKVGVKQTTMKPTPYRHPTLPNVCFWDLPGAGTPDFTADKYLAEMNFEQYDFFIIIIHARFKGNDIKLAREIKQLRKDCYFVRSKIDNDLHSMKMGGMKCNEKEELRKIRDDCVSKLKEAGISSPDIFLISSFKINQFDFPALQETLSKNLNDIKKHAFMLSLPNITVKIIDQKKNSLKVKIWMLATMSGAVGAVPIPGLSFSCDIGILVTAIIQFRQYLGLDDASLQRLANIAGKPVGDLKAVVKTPLLGEINKDFVVRMLTGSVFVGISVAEAVFDFIPVFGSLFGAASSFGITYKLLNNVLDELTENAQRVVEAAFGTAPKH